A portion of the Punica granatum isolate Tunisia-2019 chromosome 7, ASM765513v2, whole genome shotgun sequence genome contains these proteins:
- the LOC116212745 gene encoding putative pentatricopeptide repeat-containing protein At5g52630 yields MILLLLTGKTSTRQGTRFLHTASSSSSDIPATPTHLNHLLNAVSLTKNLKHAAQIHAQIITNSFSSLPFLFNNLLNLYSKCGQVGRTLQLFSSTRDECKNIVSWTSLITQLSRSGRPFQALSVFNQMRLTGIFPNQFTFSAVLTACADIGVVFHGEEIHCLVTKHGFNSDVFVGSAMVDVYAKCLYMGSAAKVFAEMPERNLVTWNAMIVGFLQNKCYDRASLAIREVLREGSVMPDQVSFSSALSACANMGGLEFGRQLHGAVVKHNLIDLAYVKNSLMDVYTKCGSSGDAFKLFRVCSERDVVTWNVMMMGCVHIDSFEEACSYFKSMMIEGVLPDEASFSTVLHVCSNLSTLILGASVHDQIIKRGFEKNNCVRGSLITMYTKCGSLDDAHKVFKDIEDPNVVCWSAMIAAFQQHGCADLVVESFEKMVGKGIKPDYITLVSVLSACSHTGQVERGFEYFNSMTESCGIIPGSEHYACMVDLLGRAGRLHEAKRFIESMPIEPDSSVWGAILGASRNSGNLEMGRQAAEKLFELEPSNSGSYILLANMYSRAGMLKEADEIRRLMGMNRVRKETGCSWIDVKDRTFVFTSHDRSHSMSQDIYKMLAKMEELIKKKGYVAEIEFAVNSIGEHKERNLWHHSERLALAFALLTLPKGAPIRIKKNLRTCGDCHIVMKFASEIFERVIIVRDVNRFHRFANGICSCGDYW; encoded by the coding sequence atgattcttcttcttcttactGGAAAGACATCAACTCGACAAGGTACCAGGTTCCTGCACACTGCTTCGTCGTCTTCTTCCGATATTCCCGCCACTCCGACCCACCTCAACCACCTCCTCAACGCCGTCTCCCTTACCAAGAACCTCAAGCATGCGGCCCAAATCCACGCGCAAATCATCACCAACAGCTTCTCTTCCCTCCCCTTCCTCTTCAACAACCTTCTCAACCTCTACTCCAAGTGTGGCCAAGTTGGCCGGACCCTGCAGCTCTTCTCGTCGACGCGAGATGAGTGCAAGAACATCGTCTCTTGGACTTCTCTCATCACCCAGCTTTCCCGTTCCGGCAGACCCTTTCAGGCATTATCTGTTTTTAACCAGATGAGGCTCACCGGAATTTTCCCGAACCAGTTCACGTTCTCTGCTGTTCTCACTGCCTGCGCGGACATCGGGGTGGTCTTCCACGGGGAGGAGATTCATTGTCTCGTTACGAAACACGGGTTCAATTCCGATGTCTTTGTTGGGAGCGCGATGGTGGACGTGTATGCTAAGTGCTTGTATATGGGCTCTGCAGCGAAGGTATTCGCTGAAATGCCAGAGAGAAACCTTGTGACTTGGAATGCTATGATCGTGGGGTTTCTGCAGAACAAGTGCTATGATCGGGCAAGTTTGGCAATCAGGGAGGTTCTTCGCGAAGGTTCAGTTATGCCCGACCAAGTAAGCTTTTCGAGTGCTCTGAGCGCCTGTGCCAATATGGGCGGATTGGAATTCGGTAGGCAGCTTCATGGGGCTGTTGTTAAACATAATTTGATTGATCTAGCTTATGTGAAGAACTCCCTTATGGACGTGTACACTAAATGCGGGTCGTCAGGTGATGCTTTTAAGTTGTTTCGGGTTTGCAGTGAAAGAGATGTTGTCACATGGAACGTGATGATGATGGGGTGTGTCCATATTGATAGCTTTGAAGAAGCTTGTAGTTACTTTAAGTCGATGATGATTGAGGGTGTTTTGCCCGATGAGGCCTCATTCTCGACTGTGCTCCATGTTTGTTCGAATCTCTCAACGCTGATCCTGGGTGCTTCGGTTCATGATCAGATAATAAAGCGTGGATTTGAGAAGAACAACTGTGTCAGAGGTTCACTAATTACAATGTACACGAAATGCGGAAGCTTAGATGATGCTCATAAAGTGTTTAAAGATATTGAGGACCCCAATGTTGTTTGTTGGTCTGCTATGATCGCAGCATTTCAGCAACATGGTTGTGCTGATCTTGTGGTTGAATCCTTTGAGAAGATGGTAGGGAAGGGAATAAAGCCTGATTATATTACTCTTGTCAGCGTCCTTTCAGCCTGTAGCCACACGGGCCAGGTTGAACGGGGATTCGAATACTTCAATTCCATGACTGAATCATGCGGAATCATCCCCGGGAGTGAACACTATGCTTGCATGGTGGACTTACTTGGTCGTGCTGGCAGACTGCATGAAGCTAAGCGGTTCATTGAATCAATGCCAATCGAACCCGACTCATCGGTTTGGGGGGCCATTCTCGGGGCTTCCAGGAACTCTGGGAATCTCGAGATGGGAAGACAAGCTGCAGAGAAGCTTTTTGAACTGGAACCCAGCAACTCAGGGAGCTACATTTTGCTTGCCAACATGTATTCTCGAGCCGGAATGCTCAAAGAAGCTGATGAAATTAGAAGGTTAATGGGGATGAATAGAGTAAGAAAAGAAACTGGCTGCAGCTGGATCGATGTGAAGGATAGAACATTCGTGTTCACTTCCCATGATAGATCGCATTCGATGAGCCAAGATATTTATAAGATGTTGGCTAAAATGGAGGAGTTGATCAAGAAGAAGGGGTATGTGGCTGAAATCGAATTTGCAGTCAATAGCATTGGAGAGCATAAGGAGCGGAACTTGTGGCATCACAGTGAGAGACTAGCTCTTGCCTTTGCGCTTCTTACTCTCCCCAAAGGGGCTCCTAtaagaataaagaaaaaccTGAGGACCTGCGGTGACTGTCATATCGTAATGAAGTTTGCCTCGGAAATTTTCGAGAGGGTAATTATTGTTAGAGATGTCAACCGGTTTCATCGGTTTGCTAATGGCATATGTTCATGTGGAGATTATTGGTGA